In Rhodopirellula halodulae, one DNA window encodes the following:
- the hrpB gene encoding ATP-dependent helicase HrpB, whose amino-acid sequence MTQLPIDEILPSLKKAIGSGNAVVLKAPPGAGKTTRVPIAILDALEERQIPGQIWVIQPRRLAARSVANWIAHSREENVGETVGYHVRLDRRESARTQIVLMTTGMFLRRMQSDPLLEQVACVVLDEFHERTLELDVAIAMTHRLRSELRDDLRMVVMSATMETAPIADYLNRDDAANALEMQCEGRTYPVTIHHGDDRPKDRLEQRLIEPISDALSTTDGHVLVFLPGVADIHRVQRALQSSQAFQSSTPTQIPNIVSLHGSLSPKEQDAAIRTSANRKLILATNIAETSVTVDGVTAVVDSGLAKVPRFDSRRGMTRLETTAISIASADQRSGRAGRTSEGHAYRIWSMAAQRSREEYDVPEILRSDLSGVVLMLASHGEKNLSAIHWLTQPPPHAADSAGDLLKMLGALDFSGRLTQTGAQMAEMPLHPRIARMAIEASQSMSRETVAALAALLSERHPFESCASMSLSEMVHAITHKTIPRNVSVSALKSFQRIIESIGRSLPQSNANESLPITSETPSEIAIAKALLAAYPDRVVLRRADTPDRGRMVGGRGVVGLQSVLGEANQSPLVLCWDVDGGGVESKVRSAIPIEEDWLDSNQITERDQQTWDTQKQSVRCRHQTLYGDLVLKETPGKVPGDETTEQLLFENARSLLPIGGAKFEKRLQRMGLVASVMDEVAPFDDAMHEELLRQLCHGKSSLAELQRAAWFDHFLGLVGYDVWQIVEREAPEEIALPGGRRVPIRYEDGKPPWIEVKIQLCFGWRDTPRILGGRVPLQLHLLGPNGRPQQITNDLASFWANTYTEIRKELRRRYPKHDWPENPLDATPTHHGMKRR is encoded by the coding sequence ATGACCCAACTCCCGATCGATGAAATTCTCCCTTCCTTGAAGAAGGCGATCGGATCGGGAAACGCAGTGGTGTTGAAGGCGCCTCCGGGTGCCGGGAAAACAACCCGAGTGCCGATCGCAATTTTAGACGCACTCGAAGAACGCCAGATTCCAGGACAGATTTGGGTCATCCAACCACGTCGATTGGCTGCCCGATCGGTTGCCAACTGGATCGCTCATTCGCGTGAGGAAAACGTCGGCGAAACAGTCGGCTACCACGTGCGATTGGACCGACGCGAATCCGCACGCACGCAGATTGTCTTGATGACAACTGGCATGTTCCTTCGCCGGATGCAATCGGATCCGCTGCTGGAGCAAGTCGCCTGTGTGGTCTTGGACGAATTTCACGAACGCACCTTGGAACTCGACGTTGCGATCGCGATGACGCATCGTTTGCGGAGCGAACTGCGGGATGACCTTCGGATGGTCGTGATGTCCGCGACGATGGAAACCGCACCGATTGCGGACTACCTGAACCGTGACGATGCCGCGAACGCGCTGGAGATGCAATGCGAAGGCCGCACCTACCCCGTCACCATTCATCATGGTGACGATCGTCCCAAGGATCGTCTTGAGCAGAGGTTGATCGAACCAATTTCCGATGCTCTGTCGACGACCGATGGTCACGTGCTCGTGTTCTTGCCCGGAGTTGCCGACATTCACCGCGTGCAGAGGGCATTGCAATCGAGTCAAGCCTTTCAGTCGTCTACGCCCACGCAGATTCCTAACATTGTTTCCTTGCATGGTTCGCTGTCACCGAAGGAACAGGACGCCGCCATTCGCACCTCAGCGAATCGCAAGCTCATCCTCGCGACCAACATTGCGGAGACATCGGTCACCGTCGACGGTGTGACAGCCGTGGTGGATTCTGGACTGGCCAAGGTCCCACGTTTCGATTCACGACGTGGGATGACGCGTCTTGAAACGACTGCGATTTCGATTGCTTCGGCCGATCAAAGGTCCGGTCGTGCGGGACGAACATCCGAAGGCCACGCCTATCGAATTTGGAGCATGGCTGCTCAACGTTCCAGAGAAGAATACGACGTGCCCGAGATCCTCCGGTCCGATCTCTCGGGGGTGGTGCTGATGCTGGCCAGCCATGGTGAAAAGAACCTGTCGGCGATTCACTGGTTGACGCAACCTCCACCGCACGCCGCCGATTCCGCGGGTGACTTGCTCAAGATGTTGGGTGCGTTGGACTTCAGTGGGCGTCTGACCCAAACCGGTGCGCAAATGGCGGAGATGCCGCTGCATCCGCGAATTGCTCGGATGGCAATCGAAGCGTCACAGTCAATGTCCCGCGAAACCGTTGCCGCGTTGGCTGCTCTGCTGAGCGAGCGACACCCGTTTGAGTCGTGTGCTTCGATGAGCTTGTCGGAAATGGTTCATGCGATCACGCACAAGACAATTCCAAGGAACGTCTCCGTTTCTGCGTTGAAATCGTTCCAACGAATCATCGAGTCCATTGGACGATCGCTGCCGCAGTCAAACGCTAACGAGTCACTGCCCATCACATCCGAAACTCCGTCGGAAATCGCTATCGCAAAGGCATTGCTGGCCGCTTATCCCGATCGAGTCGTGTTGCGACGCGCCGATACCCCCGACCGAGGCCGCATGGTTGGCGGACGTGGCGTCGTTGGGCTTCAGTCCGTTTTAGGCGAAGCAAATCAATCACCGCTGGTGTTGTGCTGGGACGTCGACGGCGGTGGAGTCGAATCCAAAGTCCGATCCGCGATTCCGATCGAAGAAGACTGGCTCGATTCGAACCAAATCACGGAGCGTGATCAACAAACATGGGACACGCAAAAACAGTCGGTCCGGTGTCGTCATCAAACGCTGTATGGTGATCTCGTTTTGAAAGAGACTCCGGGCAAGGTGCCTGGCGACGAAACGACGGAACAACTGCTGTTTGAGAACGCTCGTTCACTTCTACCAATTGGCGGAGCAAAGTTTGAGAAGCGTCTGCAGCGAATGGGGTTGGTTGCGAGCGTGATGGACGAAGTCGCTCCGTTTGACGATGCCATGCACGAGGAACTTTTGCGGCAACTTTGTCACGGTAAGTCGAGCTTGGCCGAACTCCAGCGTGCCGCTTGGTTTGATCACTTTCTTGGGCTTGTCGGCTACGACGTTTGGCAGATTGTCGAACGCGAAGCACCGGAAGAGATCGCTTTGCCGGGAGGACGCCGCGTGCCCATTCGCTATGAGGATGGAAAACCACCGTGGATCGAGGTCAAGATTCAGCTTTGCTTTGGCTGGCGCGACACGCCGCGAATTTTGGGAGGCCGCGTACCGCTGCAATTGCACTTGCTGGGGCCAAACGGACGTCCGCAGCAGATCACCAACGATTTGGCGAGTTTCTGGGCGAACACCTACACAGAAATTCGCAAGGAACTGCGTCGCCGTTACCCCAAACACGATTGGCCCGAAAACCCTCTCGACGCTACCCCGACCCACCACGGTATGAAACGGAGATGA
- a CDS encoding family 16 glycoside hydrolase: protein MNAETKTGKLIFEDKFERNESQELKDEVGNGWNTNSRSRANRHKQVDLKDGTMRIFIHETADHGVSVTQPMEFRNGRVEMKFKLEDPKDVLGLNFADLKYKKVWAGHLFRVNVGVKNVEIADLKTGVMDLETRTLRKAGTVSKELQEKLKTKVKRFPNKLETNRWYHVAAEVIDDTLTVFIDGEEVASFASEGIAHPTKRLLRLAVKRNVVVDDVQIYSLD from the coding sequence GTGAACGCCGAAACCAAGACCGGCAAATTGATCTTTGAAGACAAGTTCGAACGGAACGAATCGCAAGAATTGAAGGACGAAGTCGGCAATGGCTGGAACACCAACAGCCGTTCACGAGCCAACCGACACAAACAGGTGGATCTGAAAGATGGCACCATGCGAATTTTCATCCACGAGACCGCGGACCATGGCGTGTCGGTGACCCAGCCGATGGAATTTCGAAATGGTCGGGTGGAGATGAAGTTCAAATTGGAAGATCCCAAAGATGTCCTCGGTCTGAACTTCGCCGACCTGAAGTACAAAAAGGTTTGGGCTGGCCATTTGTTCCGCGTCAATGTCGGTGTCAAGAACGTTGAGATCGCGGATTTGAAAACGGGGGTCATGGACCTTGAAACGCGAACGCTGCGAAAAGCCGGAACGGTCTCGAAGGAATTGCAGGAAAAACTTAAAACGAAAGTCAAACGTTTCCCCAACAAGCTGGAAACGAACCGGTGGTATCACGTCGCTGCCGAAGTGATTGATGACACGCTCACCGTTTTCATCGACGGCGAGGAAGTCGCTTCCTTCGCGTCCGAGGGCATCGCGCACCCAACCAAGCGATTGTTGCGATTGGCGGTCAAACGCAATGTCGTGGTCGACGACGTGCAAATCTATTCGTTGGATTGA
- a CDS encoding EAL domain-containing protein, which produces MPSEPTIADEVKNAECDPNALLAMVDRMLAEVQDNASGVSTELSVGQTVDAERDVLASLSGMRRLLAEREAELQQMKLHSESMAAAQAEAIVHSAEIIDELEQTKLDLSEARSAAEQAAYDTRRLAETIFERTSDAVLVLENKKCLACNDNAVDLLKVSRHDLLQSRKPWLTRARFEDGTNAMPMIDVCVEDISRSGCQQLECQVTRHDESTFWAELAFSSFESSVGNQVIVMVRDVSARKRFEAELRRHRDFLNNIVGAVPDQLSVRASDQRIVVANEAFLNAHGVTEEQVVGKLPQQINVPSLRDFDPQIDACFQGEVPKSTFVDSWTDEKGQKRFSANRYSAFTEQFSEDRFVIATSRDITEDRDRERRLQLLASVFEEATEGVAILDCRGKVLEANPAFAAMTSIDANSKIAGERFLDLIRSETDDIGVYLAGASKGKSWAGKISLANESAFSPNKRRSFWISLSPGEDASERRIIALITDITELENSQEQLRHRAMHDTLTGCPNRAFFRETISSLVHQDQFSQSSCVAFSVCFLDLDDFKFVNDSVGHAGGDELLKSVAMRIADVVGPDAFVGRFGGDEFAILMSDEHTDLETQQRLLDELLKEFRRPFELSDFEAHVGLSIGVTRYPQDATQTDTLMGYADIAMYAAKQAGKNAVAYFDPSMQEEVVMRNQVQTQLRTAIDVGDVELHYQPKVNATSRQLVSCEALVRWRDSDGKFVSPQTFIPIAENSGLICALGEHVFEVAVKQALRWNAEGCLVPIAVNVSPIQLRSIDFVETLKRQLDKHNAKPEWFELEITENAIMSNVDHSSAVIDELARMGFRIAIDDFGTGHSSLGYLKSFQVHTLKIDLSFVRDVMVDRFSRSIVRSITSLGHGLGLTVVAEGVETEEQANHLQNLHCDELQGYFFGRPMPETEFNQWRKQSLAQPVTQHINAVRCFEW; this is translated from the coding sequence ATGCCAAGCGAGCCGACCATCGCTGATGAAGTCAAAAACGCGGAGTGCGACCCGAACGCACTGCTTGCGATGGTCGATCGTATGCTCGCGGAAGTGCAAGACAACGCGAGCGGTGTGTCAACTGAATTAAGCGTTGGACAAACGGTTGACGCTGAACGGGACGTACTGGCTTCTTTGAGCGGCATGCGTCGCTTGCTTGCGGAACGTGAGGCAGAACTGCAACAGATGAAGTTGCATTCCGAATCGATGGCGGCAGCTCAAGCGGAAGCCATTGTGCACTCGGCTGAGATCATCGACGAGCTGGAACAAACCAAGCTCGATTTGTCCGAGGCTCGCTCCGCGGCGGAGCAAGCCGCCTACGACACTCGCCGGTTGGCGGAAACCATCTTTGAACGCACCAGCGATGCTGTGTTGGTGCTCGAAAACAAGAAGTGCTTGGCGTGCAACGACAACGCGGTTGATCTCTTAAAAGTCTCCCGCCACGATTTGCTTCAATCTCGAAAGCCATGGCTCACGCGGGCTCGATTCGAAGACGGAACGAACGCGATGCCAATGATCGATGTGTGCGTGGAAGACATCAGCCGATCGGGATGTCAGCAATTGGAGTGTCAGGTGACTCGTCATGACGAGTCGACCTTTTGGGCGGAGCTCGCGTTCAGTTCTTTCGAATCGTCTGTCGGCAACCAAGTCATCGTGATGGTTCGAGACGTTTCAGCTCGCAAACGCTTTGAAGCTGAGTTGCGACGACACCGTGACTTCTTGAATAACATTGTCGGTGCAGTACCGGATCAGCTCAGTGTTCGCGCGTCGGATCAACGAATCGTTGTCGCCAACGAAGCATTTTTGAACGCTCATGGGGTGACCGAAGAACAGGTGGTTGGAAAGCTGCCGCAACAAATCAATGTGCCAAGCCTGAGAGACTTCGACCCGCAAATCGACGCCTGCTTCCAGGGCGAGGTGCCCAAATCCACGTTCGTCGATTCTTGGACAGACGAAAAGGGGCAAAAGCGATTCAGTGCCAACCGATACTCCGCCTTCACGGAACAATTCAGCGAGGATCGGTTCGTCATCGCGACGTCGCGTGACATCACGGAAGACCGCGATCGGGAGCGACGGTTGCAACTGCTGGCGAGCGTCTTTGAGGAAGCAACCGAAGGTGTGGCGATTCTTGATTGTCGTGGCAAAGTGTTGGAAGCCAATCCAGCCTTCGCCGCGATGACGTCCATTGATGCGAACTCCAAGATTGCGGGCGAGCGATTCCTGGACCTGATCCGAAGTGAAACCGACGACATTGGCGTCTACCTCGCCGGGGCCTCCAAAGGCAAATCGTGGGCGGGCAAGATTTCGTTGGCCAACGAATCTGCGTTTTCTCCGAATAAACGTCGCTCGTTTTGGATTTCGCTCAGCCCTGGCGAAGATGCCTCGGAACGTCGGATCATCGCGCTTATCACGGACATCACGGAACTCGAAAACAGCCAAGAACAACTCCGGCACCGTGCGATGCACGACACGCTGACCGGTTGTCCGAACCGAGCGTTCTTTCGTGAAACGATTTCCAGCTTGGTCCATCAAGATCAATTCAGTCAATCGAGCTGCGTCGCATTCTCTGTCTGTTTTTTGGATCTGGATGACTTCAAATTCGTCAACGATTCGGTGGGTCACGCCGGTGGTGATGAGCTGCTGAAATCAGTCGCGATGCGGATCGCGGACGTCGTCGGACCCGACGCATTCGTGGGGCGGTTTGGTGGCGACGAATTTGCCATTCTCATGTCGGACGAGCACACCGATCTGGAAACGCAACAGAGATTGCTGGATGAGTTGCTGAAAGAATTTCGTCGCCCGTTTGAATTGAGCGACTTTGAAGCTCACGTCGGTTTGAGCATTGGTGTCACGCGGTATCCTCAAGACGCGACTCAGACAGACACCTTGATGGGCTACGCCGACATCGCGATGTATGCGGCGAAGCAAGCGGGAAAGAACGCGGTCGCGTATTTCGACCCGTCCATGCAGGAAGAAGTCGTCATGCGGAATCAGGTGCAGACACAATTGCGCACCGCAATTGATGTTGGCGACGTGGAGCTGCACTATCAACCGAAGGTCAACGCGACGAGTCGCCAGTTGGTGTCTTGCGAAGCCTTGGTGCGATGGCGAGATAGCGACGGCAAATTTGTTTCTCCCCAGACGTTCATTCCAATCGCCGAGAATTCCGGTCTGATCTGCGCGTTGGGGGAACACGTTTTCGAAGTGGCCGTCAAACAAGCACTTCGATGGAATGCGGAGGGATGTTTGGTACCCATCGCGGTCAACGTTTCGCCCATTCAACTTCGCAGCATCGATTTTGTCGAAACGCTGAAACGCCAACTCGACAAACACAACGCCAAGCCAGAATGGTTTGAGCTCGAGATCACCGAAAACGCGATCATGAGCAACGTTGACCATTCGTCGGCTGTCATCGACGAACTGGCCCGGATGGGATTCAGAATCGCGATCGACGATTTTGGGACCGGGCACTCGTCTCTTGGATATCTGAAATCCTTTCAGGTCCACACGTTGAAAATCGATCTCTCGTTTGTGCGAGACGTGATGGTCGATCGATTCTCAAGATCGATTGTGCGGTCAATCACCTCGCTCGGACACGGGCTGGGCCTGACCGTGGTCGCGGAAGGCGTCGAAACCGAGGAACAAGCGAACCATTTGCAGAACCTGCACTGTGATGAGCTGCAAGGTTACTTCTTTGGTCGACCGATGCCGGAAACGGAATTCAACCAGTGGCGAAAACAATCGCTCGCCCAACCCGTGACTCAGCACATCAATGCGGTCCGCTGTTTCGAATGGTGA
- a CDS encoding DsrE family protein: MVPAIPTADVDTPSVNERVVVTLTSGKEDNGKNATMAFSCGLASLSLGKPTTIFLTSDGAVWGYQGTAQGIAVQGFPPLSELIDQYLEAGGEVILCSVCHTTCSVGPPGGGPPVKKLPGIVIGGFTTVVDRAIGGTTISF; encoded by the coding sequence ATGGTTCCTGCGATTCCAACTGCCGACGTCGATACGCCCTCGGTCAATGAACGCGTGGTGGTCACTTTGACCAGCGGCAAAGAAGACAACGGCAAAAACGCCACCATGGCATTTTCATGCGGGTTGGCATCTTTGTCGCTTGGCAAACCCACCACGATTTTTCTCACCAGTGATGGAGCGGTTTGGGGTTACCAGGGAACCGCGCAGGGAATCGCCGTGCAGGGGTTTCCGCCCTTGTCCGAATTGATCGATCAGTACCTCGAAGCCGGTGGCGAAGTCATCCTCTGCTCCGTTTGTCACACGACCTGCAGCGTCGGACCTCCCGGCGGCGGGCCTCCCGTGAAGAAATTGCCCGGAATCGTGATCGGTGGCTTCACCACGGTCGTTGACCGCGCGATTGGCGGCACAACGATATCTTTCTAG
- a CDS encoding sulfurtransferase TusA family protein, with protein sequence MNTHELNCRGLNCPMPIVELTKAARKADPGDHIVVTATDLAFRPDVEAWARRTGHEIERFEQHETEQVVEIVLSEGH encoded by the coding sequence ATGAATACTCATGAATTGAACTGCCGGGGACTGAACTGTCCCATGCCAATCGTCGAACTAACCAAGGCCGCTCGAAAGGCCGATCCCGGAGATCACATTGTGGTTACCGCGACGGACTTGGCCTTTCGTCCCGATGTGGAAGCGTGGGCACGTCGCACCGGACATGAAATCGAACGTTTTGAACAGCACGAAACCGAGCAAGTGGTTGAAATCGTGCTGTCCGAAGGGCATTGA
- a CDS encoding alpha/beta hydrolase family protein, which yields MPLRAISFAFFAATTLLSSAVSQEPFKFVANYDESKIPAYELPALLESGDGSKIQNAQQWQQRRREILTLFEDHVFGVVPDERRVEAEVVRTDHDYRPGVTRFEFDVIIHPIAESTVGEQTSIQPLRLQVLADVPQSTEPAPAILGLNFQGNHTIDSDPQTRITESWVRDRRNSSTDGNRAIEGGRGVASSRWPSELITQRGYALVTLYYGDIDPDYDDGFENGIHGTLRPFIQQLPANKRPGSIAGWSYGLSCVLDAIEQLSELNIDPKRVGVLGHSRLGKTALWAGATDTRFAMVISNDSGCGGAALSRRAFGETVGRINRSFPHWFNDQYTQYNENESAMPVDQHQLIALAAPRPIAVGSATQDEWADPKGEFLSWQLAAPAYRVLGMNAKAFDTVSTAKMLKQQGVINAGPMQYHLREGKHDLAKYDWECYLDLADRTLSQSTP from the coding sequence ATGCCACTTCGCGCCATCAGCTTCGCCTTCTTTGCTGCCACGACGCTGCTTTCTTCTGCCGTTTCACAAGAACCATTCAAATTCGTTGCGAATTACGACGAGTCGAAAATCCCAGCCTACGAGTTGCCCGCTTTGCTGGAGTCCGGTGATGGTTCGAAGATTCAAAACGCCCAGCAGTGGCAGCAACGCCGCCGAGAAATTCTGACGCTCTTCGAAGACCATGTGTTCGGAGTTGTCCCGGACGAACGTCGGGTGGAAGCTGAGGTCGTGAGAACCGACCACGATTATCGACCGGGTGTCACTCGTTTCGAATTCGATGTGATCATTCATCCGATTGCGGAGTCGACCGTCGGGGAACAGACATCCATCCAGCCACTGCGTTTGCAAGTGTTGGCGGACGTGCCGCAATCGACCGAGCCCGCACCGGCAATTCTCGGATTGAACTTCCAGGGCAATCACACGATCGATTCCGATCCCCAAACACGGATCACGGAAAGCTGGGTCCGTGATCGTCGAAATTCGTCCACGGATGGCAATCGGGCAATCGAAGGCGGCCGAGGCGTCGCGTCCAGTCGTTGGCCGTCCGAACTGATTACCCAACGCGGTTACGCTCTCGTGACGCTCTACTATGGCGATATCGATCCTGACTATGACGATGGGTTCGAAAACGGGATCCACGGCACGTTGCGTCCATTCATTCAACAACTGCCCGCCAACAAACGCCCCGGCAGCATTGCCGGTTGGTCCTATGGGCTGTCTTGCGTGTTGGACGCGATCGAACAACTCAGCGAACTCAACATCGATCCCAAACGTGTTGGCGTTTTGGGACATTCACGATTGGGAAAAACCGCACTTTGGGCAGGAGCGACTGACACGCGATTCGCCATGGTGATCAGCAATGATTCGGGGTGCGGCGGTGCGGCACTCAGTCGTCGAGCGTTCGGGGAAACGGTTGGTCGAATCAATCGATCCTTCCCACACTGGTTCAACGACCAATACACGCAATACAACGAAAACGAATCGGCCATGCCCGTTGATCAGCACCAATTGATCGCGCTGGCAGCCCCGCGTCCGATCGCCGTTGGAAGTGCAACCCAAGACGAGTGGGCGGACCCAAAAGGTGAGTTCCTGTCGTGGCAATTGGCGGCACCTGCCTACCGGGTGTTGGGCATGAACGCGAAGGCATTCGATACCGTTTCGACCGCGAAAATGTTGAAACAACAAGGGGTCATCAACGCGGGTCCGATGCAGTATCACCTACGGGAAGGCAAACATGATCTAGCCAAATATGATTGGGAATGTTATCTCGATTTGGCTGATCGAACCCTCTCGCAATCGACTCCATGA
- a CDS encoding sulfatase family protein: MRHPHPIVIALFVATSLVFSSVGTAQPPNIVWIIPDDMSAHFGCYGETAIETPNVDALAASGVQFNNAYVTAPVCSTCRSAFITGMYQTSIGAHHHRSGRGTVKIELPDDVAMVPKLFQDAGYHTSISGWPINGKLGKTDYNFEWDKSIYDSADWSDRKPGQPFFAQIQTQGGKLRGKDAKGWNNVATKARKRFGSATSIESVTLPPYYPNHPDIVRDWAAYLDSVRLTDAMVGEVIAKLEEQGVRENTLVLFMTDHGISHGRGKQYLYDEGLHVPLILSGPGIEPGTIRDDLVEHIDIAALSLAAAGIPIPETMQAKDVLSDDYQPREAAFAARDRCDETVDHIRSVRTHQFKYIRNFLPNRPYLQPCAYKDAKSILIALRQWHDEGKLDANQELIFRQTRPAEELFDLESDPHELQNLANDPAHAAELQSLRNRLDHWMETTGDQGRQPESAEQFESDIEVYLNTLRKRATPEHLQTVESNIELMKRWASEGK, from the coding sequence ATGCGACATCCCCACCCAATTGTCATCGCACTGTTCGTCGCGACGAGCTTGGTCTTCTCGAGCGTCGGCACTGCACAGCCGCCCAACATTGTCTGGATCATTCCCGATGACATGTCGGCTCACTTCGGCTGTTACGGCGAAACGGCGATCGAAACGCCCAATGTGGACGCGTTGGCGGCGAGCGGAGTTCAGTTCAACAATGCCTATGTGACTGCGCCGGTCTGTTCAACCTGTCGCTCGGCTTTCATCACGGGGATGTATCAAACGTCCATTGGAGCTCACCACCATCGAAGCGGTCGCGGAACGGTCAAAATTGAACTGCCTGACGACGTCGCGATGGTTCCCAAACTGTTTCAAGATGCCGGCTACCACACCTCGATTTCGGGCTGGCCGATCAACGGAAAGCTTGGAAAGACGGACTACAACTTCGAGTGGGACAAGTCGATCTACGATTCCGCCGATTGGTCGGATCGAAAGCCTGGGCAGCCGTTTTTCGCGCAGATCCAAACTCAAGGTGGAAAGCTGCGAGGCAAGGATGCGAAGGGTTGGAACAATGTCGCCACGAAAGCACGCAAGCGTTTTGGCAGTGCAACCTCGATCGAATCGGTCACGCTCCCGCCGTACTATCCCAATCATCCGGACATCGTCCGTGACTGGGCAGCTTATCTGGATTCGGTGCGATTGACCGACGCGATGGTTGGCGAAGTCATCGCGAAACTGGAAGAACAAGGCGTTCGCGAAAACACGCTGGTGCTCTTCATGACGGATCATGGCATCAGCCACGGACGAGGCAAACAGTATCTCTATGACGAAGGCTTGCATGTGCCATTGATTCTGAGCGGCCCCGGAATCGAACCAGGGACCATTCGCGACGATTTGGTCGAGCACATTGACATCGCTGCGTTATCGCTCGCGGCGGCTGGTATTCCGATTCCGGAAACCATGCAGGCGAAGGACGTCCTTTCCGACGATTACCAGCCTCGCGAAGCGGCGTTCGCGGCGCGAGATCGTTGCGACGAAACCGTGGATCACATTCGGTCGGTGCGTACGCACCAATTCAAATACATTCGCAACTTTTTGCCCAACCGGCCCTACTTACAGCCTTGCGCGTACAAGGATGCGAAATCAATTCTGATCGCCCTTCGTCAATGGCACGACGAAGGCAAATTGGACGCGAATCAGGAGCTGATCTTTCGTCAGACGCGGCCCGCGGAGGAGCTCTTTGACCTGGAATCCGACCCGCACGAGTTGCAGAATCTGGCCAACGACCCGGCTCATGCGGCTGAGCTTCAATCGCTTCGCAACCGTTTGGACCATTGGATGGAAACGACTGGCGATCAAGGTCGACAGCCCGAGTCGGCCGAGCAGTTTGAAAGCGACATTGAGGTTTACCTGAATACTCTTCGCAAACGTGCGACACCGGAGCATCTGCAAACCGTTGAAAGCAACATCGAATTGATGAAGCGATGGGCTTCCGAAGGTAAGTGA
- a CDS encoding TlpA family protein disulfide reductase, with protein sequence MDRISFSRIGRLLLLPAVLTLGGCGSSGSEPGTQTPSDSPAGQAESETINSLPPETSETPDTQATSPKRDVGGFSLPEGDLPDAPKKRSSPTEGGLSLPDDLSSRTDSADDTATQLITADAEEDTTNIDYATWKEVRKTAESTGKVTVVDVWSLACGPCLKEFPNLVSLQKRLGDKVVAIGANVDFDGRKTRPPESYEPKVRAFLQSSHAEFENYIVQTPSDEVFEAIGIGSIPAVLVFDAKGKLVKQFADVGETAGFTYAGDIVPLVEQLLK encoded by the coding sequence ATGGATCGAATCTCGTTTTCGCGAATTGGTCGCCTTCTTTTGTTGCCCGCCGTTTTGACGCTGGGTGGTTGTGGTTCCTCCGGTAGCGAACCCGGCACACAAACGCCAAGTGATTCCCCTGCGGGCCAAGCCGAATCGGAGACGATCAATTCCCTGCCACCCGAAACGAGTGAAACACCAGACACTCAAGCGACTTCCCCCAAGCGTGACGTGGGTGGTTTTTCGCTTCCTGAGGGTGATTTGCCAGACGCTCCGAAGAAGCGTTCGTCACCCACGGAGGGTGGTCTTAGCCTGCCTGACGACCTGAGTTCCCGTACAGACTCAGCGGATGATACCGCGACCCAGTTGATCACCGCCGACGCGGAAGAGGACACGACCAACATCGACTACGCGACGTGGAAGGAAGTTCGCAAGACGGCGGAATCAACTGGCAAAGTCACGGTGGTTGATGTTTGGTCGTTGGCGTGCGGCCCGTGTTTGAAGGAATTCCCCAACTTGGTTTCGTTGCAGAAGCGATTGGGCGACAAGGTGGTGGCCATCGGAGCGAACGTCGATTTCGATGGGCGAAAGACGCGTCCGCCTGAGTCCTACGAACCCAAGGTCCGAGCTTTTCTGCAAAGCAGTCATGCTGAGTTCGAGAACTACATCGTTCAAACACCAAGCGACGAAGTCTTTGAAGCGATCGGGATCGGTTCCATTCCAGCCGTTTTGGTTTTCGACGCCAAAGGCAAGCTTGTGAAGCAGTTCGCAGACGTCGGCGAGACGGCTGGCTTCACCTATGCAGGCGACATCGTTCCGTTGGTGGAACAACTTCTGAAATGA